A genomic window from Pocillopora verrucosa isolate sample1 chromosome 7, ASM3666991v2, whole genome shotgun sequence includes:
- the LOC131784546 gene encoding uncharacterized protein, whose product MALRFPFPTYQPCNYNNRVPGWFDFFHDPWRQMALAFEQEVGCWVPEQSDKRTVKIASVLLSHFKPENITLEVDSDKVTLHGKHRLEKEDGFEASEFKRIFKLPKNVDPTTVMSHTTQDGRVLVIEGLERVEENEGKFETKLDVRGFKPEEIKIKRQGKELIVFGKRRLKDGRANRSPGFSHRIRLPDDVVISSIRSCLSKDGLLTIEASRDPTLLPRERAVDIVLETNGSEDEPNPLISGQPAETKLD is encoded by the exons ATGGCTCTTCGTTTCCCATTTCCAACCTATCAACCATGCaa TTACAATAATCGAGTGCCTGGATGGTTCGACTTTTTCCACGATCCATGGAGACAGATGGCTTTGGCATTTGAACAAGAAGTCGGCTGCTGGGTGCCGGAACAGTCTGACAAGAGAACGGTGAAGATTGCGTCTGTTCTACTGAGTCACTTCAAACCTGAAAACATCACCCTTGAAGTTGATAGCGACAAGGTGACCCTACATGGAAAGCACCGCTTAGAGAAAGAAGATGGATTCGAAGCAAGCGAGTTCAAGAGGATCTTTAAACTTCCGAAAAATGTCGATCCAACTACTGTGATGTCACACACTACTCAAGATGGACGCGTCCTCGTCATAGAGGGCTTAGAGCGAGTGGaagagaatgaaggaaaatttgagACCAAGTTGGATGTCAGAGGCTTTAAACCAGAAGAGATAAAGATTAAGCGGCAAGGAAAAGAGTTAATTGTCTTTGGAAAACGCAGATTAAAAGACGGCAGGGCCAACCGGTCACCTGGTTTCAGTCACCGTATTCGGCTGCCCGATGACGTTGTCATCAGTTCAATAAGATCGTGCTTGTCAAAAGATGGCCTGCTGACGATTGAAGCATCACGTGACCCCACCTTATTGCCGCGCGAGAGAGCGGTTGATATTGTCCTGGAAACAAATGGATCAGAGGATGAACCAAACCCCTTGATCAGCGGACAACCAGCAGAGACCAAATTAGATTAG
- the LOC131784559 gene encoding uncharacterized protein, whose translation MALVFRFPVYHPCSYYNRVPGGLDFFHDLWREIASACEQEVANPYCRKRQQQSHKGVVKIASVPLNQFKPEDITLEVDSDKVTLHGQHRSERENGFDTSEFKTVFKLPQDIDPTTVTSRTTRDGGALVIEGSKRLEEKEDDGKFEIKLDVSGFKPEEIKVQIRGNELSVNGKHKSEDGEVYRSRDYSRRIELPDDIVLASVSSRLSKEGLLTIEASRDPALLPSERAVDITMETDEPEDEPKPSTSGETAETVE comes from the exons ATGGCTCTCGTTTTCAGATTTCCAGTTTATCATCCGTGCAG TTACTACAACCGCGTGCCTGGAGGGCTCGACTTTTTCCACGATCTGTGGAGAGAGATCGCATCGGCATGTGAACAAGAAGTGGCCAACCCTTACTGCCGTAAAAGACAGCAACAGTCCCACAAGGGAGTAGTGAAGATCGCTTCTGTCCCGTTGAACCAGTTCAAACCTGAAGATATCACACTTGAAGTTGATAGCGACAAGGTGACCTTACATGGGCAGCATCGCTCAGAGAGGGAAAATGGATTTGACACAAGCGAGTTCAAGACAGTCTTTAAACTACCACAAGATATCGATCCGACTACCGTGACGTCACGCACTACCCGAGATGGCGGCGCCCTCGTCATTGAGGGCTCAAAACGGCTGGAAGAGAAGGAGGATGAcgggaaatttgaaattaagctGGATGTCAGTGGCTTTAAGCCAGAGGAGATCAAGGTACAGATCCGTGGAAACGAGTTAAGTGTCAATGGGAAACACAAATCCGAAGATGGCGAGGTTTACCGGTCACGTGATTATAGCCGCCGCATTGAGCTGCCTGATGACATAGTTCTTGCTTCGGTGTCGTCGCGATTGTCAAAGGAAGGCCTGCTGACGATTGAAGCATCACGTGACCCTGCTTTGTTGCCAAGCGAGAGAGCCGTAGACATTACCATGGAGACAGATGAACCAGAGGATGAGCCAAAGCCCTCCACCAGCGGTGAAACAGCAGAAACTGTGGAGTAA
- the LOC131784593 gene encoding uncharacterized protein, with the protein MAFPFPFPTYQQCNYNNREPGWFDFFHELWRQMALAYEQEVGYWGHEQFNEGTVKIASLLLRHYKPENIALEVDSDKVTLHGKQRIERENGFNTYEFKRVFPLPQNVDSTTVTSRTTQDGSVLIIEGLKHVEEKEDDGKFETKLDVSGFKPEEIKIQLHGKELIVCGKRTLEDGGANRSRGFSHRVLLPEDVVVSSVRSRLSKGLLMVEASRDPALLPRERAVDVLLETNESEDEPKPSTRDEPADTKLK; encoded by the exons ATGGCTTTTCCTTTCCCATTTCCGACCTATCAACAATgcaa TTACAATAATCGAGAGCCTGGATGGTTCGACTTTTTCCACGAGCTATGGAGGCAGATGGCTTTGGCATATGAACAAGAAGTCGGCTACTGGGGGCACGAACAGTTTAACGAGGGAACGGTAAAGATTGCGTCTCTTCTACTGAGGCACTACAAACCTGAAAACATCGCACTTGAAGTTGATAGCGACAAGGTAACCCTTCATGGAAAGCAACGTATAGAGAGAGAAAATGGATTCAACACATACGAGTTCAAGAGGGTCTTTCCACTTCCGCAAAATGTCGATTCGACTACTGTCACGTCACGCACTACTCAAGATGGCAGCGTCCTCATCATAGAGGGCTTAAAGCACGTGGAAGAGAAAGAGGATGACGGAAAATTTGAGACCAAGTTGGATGTCAGTGGCTTTAAGCCAGAAGAGATAAAGATTCAGCTGCATGGAAAAGAGTTAATTGTCTGTGGAAAACGCACATTAGAAGATGGTGGGGCCAATCGGTCACGTGGCTTCAGTCACCGTGTTCTGCTGCCTGAAGACGTCGTCGTCAGTTCAGTAAGATCACGCTTGTCAAAAGGCCTGCTGATGGTCGAAGCATCACGTGACCCCGCCTTATTGCCACGCGAGAGAGCGGTTGATGTCCTCCTGGAAACAAATGAATCAGAGGATGAACCGAAGCCCTCCACCAGAGATGAACCAGCAGACACCAAATTAAAGTAG
- the LOC131784555 gene encoding uncharacterized protein, producing MAFPFPFPTYQQRNHNNREPGWFAFFHELWRQMALAYQQEVGYWVHKGTVKIASVLLRHFKPENIALEVDRDKVTLHGKHHSEREDGFNTCEFKRVFPLPQNVDPTTVTSRITQDGGVLVIEGLKRVEEKEDDGKFETKLDVSGFKPEEIKIQLHGKELIVCGKRTLEDGGANRSRGFSHRVLLPEDVVVSSVRSRLSKEGLLMVEASRDPALLPRESRSG from the exons ATGGCTTTTCCTTTCCCATTTCCAACCTATCAACAACGCaa CCACAATAATCGAGAGCCTGGATGGTTCGCCTTTTTCCACGAGCTATGGAGACAGATGGCTTTGGCATATCAACAAGAAGTCGGCTACTGGGTGCACAAGGGAACCGTGAAGATTGCGTCTGTTCTACTGAGGCACTTCAAACCTGAAAACATCGCACTTGAAGTTGATAGGGACAAGGTAACCCTACATGGAAAGCACCATTCAGAGAGAGAAGATGGATTCAACACATGCGAGTTCAAGAGGGTCTTTCCACTTCCGCAAAATGTCGATCCGACTACTGTCACGTCACGCATTACTCAAGATGGCGGCGTCCTCGTCATAGAGGGCTTAAAGCGAGTGGAAGAGAAAGAGGATGACGGAAAATTTGAGACCAAGTTGGATGTCAGTGGATTTAAGCCAGAAGAGATAAAGATTCAGCTGCATGGAAAAGAGTTAATTGTCTGTGGAAAACGCACATTAGAAGATGGTGGGGCCAATCGGTCACGTGGCTTCAGTCACCGTGTTCTGCTGCCTGAAGACGTCGTCGTCAGTTCAGTAAGATCACGCTTGTCAAAAGAAGGCCTGCTGATGGTCGAAGCATCACGTGACCCCGCCTTATTGCCGCGCGAGAGCCGGAGCGGTTGA
- the LOC131784558 gene encoding alpha-crystallin B chain, with product MALVLRFPTYHPCNYYNQVPAGFDFFHLLWREIASAYEQEVGNPYCRKRQQQSHKGAVKIASVPLNQFKPEDITLEVDSDKVTLHGQHRSEREDGFDTSEFKRVFKLRQDIDPTTVTSRTTQDGGALVIEGSKLVEEKEDDGKFEIKLDVSGFKPEEIKVQIRGNELSVSGKHKSEDGEVYRSRDYSRRIVLPDEVVLGSVSSRLSKEGLLTIEASRDPALLPSERAVDITTETDEPEDEPKPSTSGETAETEE from the exons atggCTCTCGTTCTCAGATTTCCAACCTACCATCCTTGCAA TTATTACAACCAAGTGCCTGCAGGGTTCGACTTTTTCCACCTTCTGTGGAGAGAGATCGCATCGGCATATGAACAAGAAGTCGGCAACCCTTACTGCCGTAAAAGACAGCAACAGTCTCACAAGGGAGCAGTGAAGATCGCTTCTGTCCCGCTCAACCAGTTCAAACCTGAAGACATCACATTGGAAGTTGATAGCGACAAGGTGACCTTACATGGGCAGCATCGCTCAGAGAGAGAAGATGGATTTGACACAAGCGAGTTCAAGAGAGTCTTTAAACTACGACAAGATATCGATCCGACCACCGTAACGTCACGTACTACTCAAGATGGCGGCGCCCTCGTTATTGAGGGCTCCAAACTGGTGGAAGAGAAGGAGGACGacggaaaatttgaaatcaagTTGGATGTCAGCGGCTTTAAGCCAGAGGAGATCAAGGTACAGATCCGTGGAAATGAGTTAAGTGTCAGTGGGAAACACAAATCCGAAGATGGCGAGGTTTACCGGTCACGTGATTATAGTCGCCGCATTGTGCTGCCTGATGAAGTGGTTCTTGGTTCAGTGTCGTCGCGATTGTCAAAGGAAGGCCTCCTGACGATTGAAGCATCACGTGACCCCGCTTTGTTGCCAAGCGAGAGAGCCGTAGACATTACCACGGAGACAGATGAACCAGAGGATGAACCAAAACCCTCCACCAGCGGTGAAACAGCAGAAACTGAAGAGTAA